GCATCTGCTCCTTCGAGTGCACGTTCTGTCGAGCGTGCGCTGAAGGGATCTTGCACGGCCGCTGTCCGAATTGCGGGGGCGAGCTGGTCCGACGCCCCATCCGTCCCGCGGCCGCGCTGACCACGCATCCCGCGTCGACGGCGCGTGTCCTCAAGCAAGAACCCTGCGTCACCGCGAGATGATCATCATTGGGCACGCCGCTTGAGTCCGCGGCATACGGAAGAGGACTTTCCACGAGATCCCATCGCGGCGGTGACGCATCGGGACCCGTATCCGTACTACGCGAGGCTGGTTGCTGAGAAGCCGTTCTACCGAGACGAGGCCCTCGGGCTCTGGGTTGCCTCGAGCGCGGAAGCGGTGACGGCGGTACTGACCAGCGATCTCTGCCGGGTGCGCCCGCCCGCCGAGCCCGTTCCCAGGGCGCTGCTGGGATCGCCGGCCGCAGACATCTTCCGGCATCTCGTTCGCATGAACGATGGCCCGGGCCACTGCCCTTTCAAGCAGGCCATCTCCGCTACGCTTGATTCGGTCGACGGGATCCGAGTTGCTGAACAGAGCAAGACCTCGGCTCGGACTCTCGCGAACGAGCTGAGGCCGATGGCCGATGGCCTTCGCCTCGCTGACTTTGCCTTTCGACTACCCGTCCATGTCGTGGCGAGCCTGCTCGGAATTCCTGCGGACGGGCTGGGGCACGTCGCGCGGTGGACCGGCGACTTCGTGCGCTGCCTGTCGCCCCTCAGCACCCCCGAGCAGATCGAGCAGAGCAAGACGGCGGCAGGTCAGCTCCTCGATCTCGTCCGTTGTCTGCTGGCGGGCGGGCAGACCGAAGGTCTCCTGGCCGCTCTCGCTCGCGCGGCATCACGCCTCGGTCACGCGGATACCGACGTCATCGTCGCGAACGGCATCGGCCTTCTCTCCCAGTCCTACGAGGCCACCGCCGGCCTCATCGGCAATACGCTCCTGGCCCTGATCTCTCGGCGCCGCTTGCGCGCGCAGGTCGCGGGCGACCCCAGTCTTCTTCGTCACGTCGTTCTGGAGGTCCTCCGCTACGACCCGCCCATCCAGAATACGCGCCGCTTCCTCGCCGGTTCGGGAACGATCCTGGGACAGCAGATGAAGGAAGGCGATGCCATCCTCGTCGTCCTGGCCGCCGCCAACCGCGACCCTGTGGCCAATCCCGATCCCGAGCGATTCGAGACGCTCAGGGAGAACCGGCGCGTCTTCACCTTCGGCGCCGGCGCGCATGGCTGCCCGGGCGAGTCGCTTGCGGCCAGCATTGCCGAGGCCGGGGTTCAGCAGCTCATGTCCTCGGGCAGCCGCATCGAGGAATTCGCGGATGCGCCGAGCTATCGTGCTTCGGTAAACGCACGGATTCCTTTGTGGGAGTGATGGAAGATCTAGCTTTGGCCTATACTTACACAGACTTCCTCAGAACTTTGACGAGCTTCTTTGAGGGCTTCTCCAAGAAGGGCGTGACCTTGTGCCGGGGCGGCGCGCAGTGTATGTTCCGCCCAGCGGTCCGACGCCAGAGACGGAGGCTCGTGATGACAATGGGACGCACCCTCGCATCGATCATCACCATGACCGTGGCTCTCGGTTTCTGGGCAGCGCCGGTGGGCGCCCAGCCCGCGGGGACGCTGGTGGTCGGCCTCGTCGCCGAGCCGGTCAACCTCGATCCGCCCCAGGTCACCGACCTCAACTCGAACCGCGTGGGACGGCGCATCGTCGAGACCCTGGTCACCTTCCCCGAGGAGAGCACGCAGGTCGTGCCCGGCCTCGCGGAGTCCTGGACCATCTCGAAAGACGGCCTGCAGTACACGTTCAAGCTGCGGCGGGGTATCACCTTCCACGACGGCACGCCGCTGAACGCCGAGGCCGTGAAGTTCTCCATCGAGCGCCAGATCAATCCCAACCATCCTGCCTACAAGCTCGGCAAGTACCCCTTCGCGAATTTCTTCTTCGGCAACGTGAAGGCCGTGGAGGTGCTAAGCGAGGAACGCGTGGCCTTTCTCCTGAACGAGCCGCGGGCCTCCTTCCTGGCCATCCTGACGGCGGGGGCGGCCTCCATCGTGAGCCCGACCGCCGTGATGAAGTGGGGGCCGGACTATCCGACGCATCCGGTGGGCACGGGTCCCTTCCGCTTCGCCTCCTGGGACCGCGGCCAGCGCGTCGTGCTCGAGAAGAACCCAGCCTACTGGAAATATCCCGTGAAGGTCGAGCGCGTGATCTACCGCCCCATCGTCGAGGATCAGGCGCGACTGACCGAGCTCCTCACGGGGACGCTCGATGTCATCGTCGGCGTGCCCGCCGACTTCGTCGGTCAGCTCGAGCAGAACGCGAAGATCACGCTCCTCAAGCAGGTGGGAGCGCATGTCTGGTATCTCGGCATGAACAATCAGAGGAAGCCCTTCGATGACAAGCGCGTGCGCCAGGCGCTGAACTACGCGGTCAACAAGGAGGCGATCGTGAAGGACGTGCTCAAGGGCACGGGCGCCTCCTCGCGGGGCCCCGTCCTGCCGGGCACCTGGGGGGCCGATCCCGCGCTCAAGGCCTATCCCTATGATCCCGAGCGCGCCAAGAAGCTCCTGGCCGAGGCCGGCTATCCGAGCGGCTTCTCGACGACCCTCTGGGTGCCGGAGTCGGGCTCGGGCATGCAGGCGCCCGTGGCCATGAGCACGGTCATGCAGTCCAACCTCAAGGCCGTGGGGGTCAATGTCACGCTTCAGACCATGGAGTGGGGCGCCTATCTGGCCAAGCTGCGCACGAAGGAGCAGGAGCTGTTCGCGCTGTCGTGGATGGCGGGCACGGAAGATCCCGACATGGTCATGTACCCGCTCCTGCATTCGAGCCAGTGGACCCCGGTCGGTCCCAACCGCGCGCTCTACAAGAACCCGCGCTTCGACGCCTTGCTCCAGCAGGCGCGGCTGACCACCGATCAGGCCAAGCGCACCCAGCTCTACCGCGAGGCGCAGCGCATCCTGGTGGACGACGCCCCCTGGGTCTTCGTCGATCACGAGATCCAGATTGCCGCGCTGTCGAAGCGCGTGCAGGGCTTCAAGCTCCATCCAAGCTTCGACCTGCGCGTGGAGACGATCTCGCTCAGGTGAGCCCGCCCCCTTTTGAGAGGTTAGATCGCCCTTTGAGAGGTTAATCGGTTGAGGGGCTATATCGCGCGGCGGCTCCTCCTGCTCGTACCGGTCCTGCTCGGCGTCTCCATCGTCGTCTTCATGGTCCTCCATCTCTCCCCGGGCGACCCCGCGGAGATCATGCTGGGCTCCCAGGCGACCCAGGAAGATCTCGCGCGCCTCCGGCGCGAGCTCGGGCTGACGGAGCCGCTGCACGTCCAGTACTTCCGCTGGATGAGCCACGTCCTGCGCGGGGATCTCGGACGGTCGCTCTGGATGAAGCGCCCCGTCCTGGACGAGGTGCTCCACCGATTCCAGGCGACCCTCGTCCTGACGGGCAGCGGCCTGCTCCTCTCCACCCTCGGGGGCATCGCCCTCGGGGTCGCCTCGGCCGTGCGCCCACACTCGCTCCTCGACCGGATGAGCGCGGTCACCTCGCTCTTCGGCGCGAGCATGCCCGTCTTCTGGCTCGGCATCGTGCTCATGGTCGTCTTCTCGCTGTGGCTCGGCTGGCTGCCCGCCTCCGGGATGTGGGCGCCCTATGGCGGCGGCGACCTGCGCGATCTGGCCGCGCATCTGGTGCTGCCCGCGCTGACCCTGGCCGCGGCCTCCATGACCATCATCGCCCGCCTCACCCGCAGCACCATGCTCGACGTCCTCGGCCAGGACTATATCCGGACGGCGCGCGCCAAGGGGTTGATCGAGGGGCGGGTCGTCTTCCGGCACGGGCTCAAGAACGCCCTCATCCCCATCGTCACCGTGGTCGGGGTCCAGGCCGGCTATCTCCTGGGCGGCGCCGTGCTCACGGAAACCGTCTTCGCCTGGCCCGGCGTGGGATTGCTCATGGTCCAGGGCATCCTGGCCCGCGATTTTCCCATCGTCCAGGGCTGCGTCCTCGTCATCGCTCTGACCTTCGTCCTCATCAACCTCGCCGTCGATCTCCTCTACGTGTACCTCGACCCGCGCATCCACTATGAATGAGCCGGCGTGAATAGACGGCTCTCCAAGAATCGGCTGGCCGCTTGGGCATTCCTCGTCATCCTGGCCGCGGCGGCCGCGGCCCTCCTCGCCCCCCACCTGCCCCTCGGCGATCCCGACGCCGTGGATACGCCCAATCGGCTGCGCCCGCCCCTGACCTCCGGACACTGGCTCGGCACCGACGAGTTCGGCCGGGACCTGCTCGCGCGGCTCATCTGGGGCGCGCGGGTCTCTCTCCTGGCCGGGGTCGCCACGGCGGGGGCGGCCATGCTGATCGGCGTCGTGCTCGGGATCGTGGGCGGCTACTACACGGGGTGGACGGAGACGGTGGTCATGCGGCTCACGGACATCCTCATGGCCTTCCCCTATATCCTCCTGGCCATCGCCATCGTGGCCGGGCTCGGCCCCGGCCTGCGCAACGCGATGATCGCCATCACCATCGTGGGCTTCCCGATCTACACGCGGCTCGTGCGCGGCATCGTGCTGTCCGTCCGCGAGCGCGAGTTCGTGGAGGCCGCGCGCGCGCTCGGCAGCCCGGATCGCCTGATCCTCGTCCGTCACATCGTTCCGCAGCTTCTCTCGCCCGTCATCGTGGCCTTCAGCCTGGATGTCGGGGCGAAGATCCTCGCCACGGCCGGACTCTCCTTCCTCGGGCTCGGCACCCAACCGCCCACTGCCGACTGGGGCAGCATGCTGGCGACCTCACGTCAGTTCGTGATCCTGAGTCCGCATGTGGTCATGCTGCCCGGGCTGGCCATCTTCGTGATCGTGCTCGCCCTCAACCTGGTGGGCGACGCCCTGCGCGATCTCCTCGATCCGCGGACGTATCCGCGCTAGGGAGCTCGGAGGGGGGCTCTGCCCCCCTTCCGAAGCCTCCCCCCGACGCAGTGCGAGCCGGAGGACGTCGCGGGCGCAGTAGGAGCCGCAGCACGGCCGGGGGCTGGGGCCCCGCGTGCGAGGCGAGCCGTATGAGGACGCCCCGCCGTCTGAGGCGAGTAATCTGAGAATTGCGCCGGCGAAGCCGGCGCTCGAAGCGGAACACTCTTGCTCGCGAGGGCAGGGAAATTGCTTGGACAGACCGCTAGCCGAGGGCTCGAGTCGTCCCCGCGTGGGCGGGGCGAGGAGAAGGGGAACTAGCGGGCCGGGCGAGCCTGGATGGCGAGATCGCTCAAGAGCTTCGGCGGGGCGGGCTTGACGAGAAAGTGATCGAATCCTGCTTCAACGGACCGCCGGCGGTCCTCCTCTCGGCCGTAGCCGGTCAGGGCCACCAGCAAGGCGTTGTGGAGCCCGACGCTCTGGCGAAGCTGCCGGGCCGTCTCGAAGCCGTCCATGCCGGGCATGCCGACGTCGAGGAACACGACGTCGGGCTGAAATTCGGCCGCGAGCTTCAAGGTGGACGGGCCGTCGGAAGCGATCTGCACCTCGTGCCCGGCCATGCGGAGGACGATGGCAAGAGTCTCCGCGCCATCGACGTCGTCGTCGGTCACGAGAATTCGGCGGGAGACGGCCTCCCCTGCCACGACCTCCTTCGTCGTCTCCTTCCCCATGGTGATCCGGGCCCCTTGCCCACCCACGCGATACATCGAGCATTCAAAGAATAGCCAATGAAGGTCAGACGCTACCCTAGCCCGAAAAATTCTCGCTGTCTGTCGAGTATCCGACAGATTGCCGAAAGGAATCTGTGCCTGGCCAGCGAGAGCGGGCGACGGCTACCGGCGAAAGAAGCGGTCGAACTCACTTCGTATGATGCGATAGCACTCACAGGCCGCCGTCTCGAGCCCAGCCCGATTGAGGATGGTGATGCGGCCGCGGCGGTAGCGGATCAGGCCTGCCCTCTGCAAGGAGCGGGCAGCCTGATTGGCGCTGCTGCGATTCACCCCCAGCATCTGCGAGAGAAACTCCTGCGTGGATTGGAGCTCGCTCGACCCCGAGAGGTCCTGTGATGTCAGCAGCCATCGACAGAGACGCTGCCGTGTCGTGTGAAACTGATTGCAGGCGCTCGACTGGGATAGCTGAACGATCAGGGTGTGCAGGTAGTGCAACAGCAGCTTGTGGAGCTGACCGCAGCGATCGAACTCCTTGCGCAGCACATCGGCCTTCATTCTCCACGCCGTGCCCGGCCCCTGCACCACGATTCTGTATGGCAACACGTGAGATCTGAGGACGATGGGGATACCGATCACCCCTTCGCCGCCGACGAGGCTGACCTCGATGGAGGTCCCATCGTCTGCCTGAGAGAGGATGGAGACGATGGCCGTGTCCGGGAAATACGCCCACTGCATGGTGCCGCCTGGCTCGTACAGGACCTGGCCGGCGTTCAGCGGGGTCCGTAGCAGGTGGGGCGCGATCCGTGCGTGATCCTTGCGTGAAAGACCGGCCAGGATGCGATTGCCGGCGGAGCGGGGTTGCACCGCGTCGGGCAGAATGTTCTCCTTCGTCGGCTGAGCACTCTACACGTGCGACGGACCGGCCGTTTGTGAAAGACTGCCCGGTACTCTAATACGGTCGAGAGGCCGATGTCTGTCGCTTACCCGACATAGGAAGCCCAGCGGAGCCAAGGGGTTTTCTTCGACATGGACAGCTATTCCGCACGGCGAGTGGGCGAATCGCACTCGGTAGTCCTTGCCGTAATGGAAGAAGCTTTCTTATGGCGATGCCGCACAAGCGACCCTTTGGGCCTTCCCATGGCAGACTGCCCATCTTTCGGATCGGCATCCCCTATGCTCCTGAGGTAAGCTAGCACCGCGACCCGGGCATTGGAGGCGGCGGGGGCGATGGCCTACCGGATCTTGGTTGTAGAGGATGAACCCGATACGCGGGAGCTGCTCGCCGTGACGTTAGGGTTGGACGGCCACCATGTCGAGACGGCCGAGGACGGGCGGGAGGCACTCGAACTGCTCGCGGGAGGCAGCTACGACGTGATCCTGAGCAACCTTCGGATGCCCGGGATGAACGGCGAGGATCTTTATCGACGTGTCGAGCATGGCTGGCCACACCTCGCGCCCCGCTTCGTGTTTGTGACTGGCGAGAAGCCCGGCGGGTTCCAGACTCAATACGGGGGCCGACCCGTTCCCGTCCTCACCAAGCCCTACTCCCCTGAGCGCCTTCGGCAAGTTGTTCAGGACGTCGTTGCGCGTGATGTGTAGCTCGGTGTTGCCTCACCGGTGACCGCCCCTTCGAGGCTCACCACGTCCACATACGATGCGTCGCGGTATGGGAGCGAGAACGGGTGATGTAGACCCAGATGCTACCGCCCGAGTTCTCGGAAGATACCCCGGGTCACCGTCACGTCGGGAATCTCGTGGTGTGGCTCGACCGTCAGCACTCGGCATGCTGTTTCGATCTCGGAGGGCGGTACGCGGAGCTTCCGCAGAAGTGCGGTCAGGGCCTCAAAGCCCTTCGGCCTACCCAACTCAATCGTCCCCACGCCGTCTTTGTGGCCCCCGAAGCTGACTGAAAATTCCGTCGTCGTCGGCTGAAGGCCAGGACGATCAGGGCGAACAACGTGGACGACGCCCGGCGTTTCTTGGGGGTGCCGAGGCAATGCCGTCACGGTTGAGTCGGATTCTCCCTAGGCGTCGCCATCGTCGCGAGATTCTGCCGAGGGCAATCCATCCGATTTCCTGCTCGCTATTGACTCAAGGAGCCATGCTCGGTAGCAGACCAGATGCGCGTGCGCATTTCGCACTGCGATGACGTTTTGCGACGACTCAGCAGCA
The genomic region above belongs to Candidatus Methylomirabilota bacterium and contains:
- a CDS encoding DUF1272 domain-containing protein, whose product is MLQLRPNCECCDRDLPPDSPEARICSFECTFCRACAEGILHGRCPNCGGELVRRPIRPAAALTTHPASTARVLKQEPCVTAR
- a CDS encoding cytochrome P450, with protein sequence MSPRHTEEDFPRDPIAAVTHRDPYPYYARLVAEKPFYRDEALGLWVASSAEAVTAVLTSDLCRVRPPAEPVPRALLGSPAADIFRHLVRMNDGPGHCPFKQAISATLDSVDGIRVAEQSKTSARTLANELRPMADGLRLADFAFRLPVHVVASLLGIPADGLGHVARWTGDFVRCLSPLSTPEQIEQSKTAAGQLLDLVRCLLAGGQTEGLLAALARAASRLGHADTDVIVANGIGLLSQSYEATAGLIGNTLLALISRRRLRAQVAGDPSLLRHVVLEVLRYDPPIQNTRRFLAGSGTILGQQMKEGDAILVVLAAANRDPVANPDPERFETLRENRRVFTFGAGAHGCPGESLAASIAEAGVQQLMSSGSRIEEFADAPSYRASVNARIPLWE
- a CDS encoding ABC transporter substrate-binding protein: MTMGRTLASIITMTVALGFWAAPVGAQPAGTLVVGLVAEPVNLDPPQVTDLNSNRVGRRIVETLVTFPEESTQVVPGLAESWTISKDGLQYTFKLRRGITFHDGTPLNAEAVKFSIERQINPNHPAYKLGKYPFANFFFGNVKAVEVLSEERVAFLLNEPRASFLAILTAGAASIVSPTAVMKWGPDYPTHPVGTGPFRFASWDRGQRVVLEKNPAYWKYPVKVERVIYRPIVEDQARLTELLTGTLDVIVGVPADFVGQLEQNAKITLLKQVGAHVWYLGMNNQRKPFDDKRVRQALNYAVNKEAIVKDVLKGTGASSRGPVLPGTWGADPALKAYPYDPERAKKLLAEAGYPSGFSTTLWVPESGSGMQAPVAMSTVMQSNLKAVGVNVTLQTMEWGAYLAKLRTKEQELFALSWMAGTEDPDMVMYPLLHSSQWTPVGPNRALYKNPRFDALLQQARLTTDQAKRTQLYREAQRILVDDAPWVFVDHEIQIAALSKRVQGFKLHPSFDLRVETISLR
- a CDS encoding ABC transporter permease — protein: MRGYIARRLLLLVPVLLGVSIVVFMVLHLSPGDPAEIMLGSQATQEDLARLRRELGLTEPLHVQYFRWMSHVLRGDLGRSLWMKRPVLDEVLHRFQATLVLTGSGLLLSTLGGIALGVASAVRPHSLLDRMSAVTSLFGASMPVFWLGIVLMVVFSLWLGWLPASGMWAPYGGGDLRDLAAHLVLPALTLAAASMTIIARLTRSTMLDVLGQDYIRTARAKGLIEGRVVFRHGLKNALIPIVTVVGVQAGYLLGGAVLTETVFAWPGVGLLMVQGILARDFPIVQGCVLVIALTFVLINLAVDLLYVYLDPRIHYE
- a CDS encoding ABC transporter permease, translating into MNRRLSKNRLAAWAFLVILAAAAAALLAPHLPLGDPDAVDTPNRLRPPLTSGHWLGTDEFGRDLLARLIWGARVSLLAGVATAGAAMLIGVVLGIVGGYYTGWTETVVMRLTDILMAFPYILLAIAIVAGLGPGLRNAMIAITIVGFPIYTRLVRGIVLSVREREFVEAARALGSPDRLILVRHIVPQLLSPVIVAFSLDVGAKILATAGLSFLGLGTQPPTADWGSMLATSRQFVILSPHVVMLPGLAIFVIVLALNLVGDALRDLLDPRTYPR
- a CDS encoding response regulator encodes the protein MGGQGARITMGKETTKEVVAGEAVSRRILVTDDDVDGAETLAIVLRMAGHEVQIASDGPSTLKLAAEFQPDVVFLDVGMPGMDGFETARQLRQSVGLHNALLVALTGYGREEDRRRSVEAGFDHFLVKPAPPKLLSDLAIQARPAR
- a CDS encoding Crp/Fnr family transcriptional regulator produces the protein MQPRSAGNRILAGLSRKDHARIAPHLLRTPLNAGQVLYEPGGTMQWAYFPDTAIVSILSQADDGTSIEVSLVGGEGVIGIPIVLRSHVLPYRIVVQGPGTAWRMKADVLRKEFDRCGQLHKLLLHYLHTLIVQLSQSSACNQFHTTRQRLCRWLLTSQDLSGSSELQSTQEFLSQMLGVNRSSANQAARSLQRAGLIRYRRGRITILNRAGLETAACECYRIIRSEFDRFFRR
- a CDS encoding response regulator, which codes for MAYRILVVEDEPDTRELLAVTLGLDGHHVETAEDGREALELLAGGSYDVILSNLRMPGMNGEDLYRRVEHGWPHLAPRFVFVTGEKPGGFQTQYGGRPVPVLTKPYSPERLRQVVQDVVARDV